One genomic region from Candidatus Tisiphia endosymbiont of Dioctria linearis encodes:
- a CDS encoding ferredoxin family 2Fe-2S iron-sulfur cluster binding protein, producing MPKVIFVVDKDGTEKIVDAPIGLSILEIAHQNDIDLEGACEGSLACATCHVILDEEFYHKLKNPSEAEEDMLDLAFGLTHTSRLGCQIIVTEDLDGIRVRLPSATRNINL from the coding sequence ATGCCTAAAGTAATTTTTGTTGTAGATAAAGATGGGACAGAGAAAATAGTGGACGCCCCTATAGGATTGTCTATTTTGGAAATTGCTCATCAAAACGATATTGATCTTGAAGGTGCATGCGAAGGTTCTCTAGCATGTGCCACTTGCCATGTTATTTTAGATGAGGAATTTTATCACAAATTAAAAAATCCTTCCGAGGCAGAAGAAGATATGCTTGACTTAGCATTTGGTCTTACTCATACTTCAAGACTTGGTTGTCAGATTATTGTTACTGAAGATCTTGATGGTATAAGGGTTCGCTTACCATCTGCTACCCGTAATATTAATT